DNA sequence from the Thiobacillus sp. SCUT-2 genome:
ACGCCGTAGGACAGGCTGGTGTAGAGCGCCTGGCCCCGGGCCTGGTGGCGGCCGCGGAAGTGATGATGGATCAGCGCCACGGCGGCGGCATGGTAGGTCCCGAAGGTGAAGGCATGCAGCGTCTGCGCGCCCCACACCAGCCAGGGCGACTCGACCCCCCAGGCGATCAGCAGGAAGCGCACGACGGCCAGCGCAAAGCTCGCCAGGATCAGCCGGCGCGCCGTCACGCGCGCGAAGATGCGCGGGATGACGAGGAAGATGCCGATCTCGCAGATGACGCCGAGCGCCCACAGCCAGCCGACCGTCGACTTGTCGTAGCCGTGGTCGACCAGATAGATGGAATAGAAGGTGTAGTAAGGACCGTGCGTGACCGCCATCAACAGGCACGCGACGAGCAGCGACGCCACCTCGGGCCGCTTCACGACCTCCCAGATCGAGTGGGGGTCGTTCGCATGGGCGAGGATGTCCGCCTCGGGGATCACCCGCGCGAACGCCGCGATGCCGAGCATCACGGCCAGCACCGCCCAGGGCAGCCAGCCGATCGACACCTGGTCGAAGGCATAGCCCAGCCCCACCACCATGACGATGAAGCCGATCGACCCCCACAGGCGGATGCGGCCGTAGGCGTCGGTGCGGTCGCCCAGGTGCGACAGCGTCATCGCCTCGACCAGCGGCAGGGAGGCACTCCAGAAGAAGCTCAGCGCCGCCATCACGACGAACAGCCACCAGAAGCCGCTGCCGAGAAACACGCCGGCGAATGCCAGCACGCTGCCGAGCGCTGCCAGCTGCACGATCGCCGTGCGGCGGCCGGAGCGGTCGGCGATGTGTCCCCAGATGTTCGGCGCGAAGATGCGCATCACCTGCAGCAGCGACATCAGCACCCCGATCTGGAAGGCGTCGAAGGCCAGCGAGCGCAGATACAGCCCCCAGAACGGCGACATCGCGCCGACGAAGGCGAAGTAGAAGAAATAGAAACCGGACAGGCGCCAGTAGGGGACGTTGGACATGAACTCGGGTGGCCGCGGGAGCGGCGCGCTGCGCAGCGCGCATTATGCGTCCCGGGCCGGGTGGCTGAAAGCGCCCGCCCTCATTCCACCAGCGCCACCGGCGTGCGGCGGCCCGGACAGGCTTATTTCAGGACGAAGGTCAGCTTCATCCGCACCGTGTATTCGGCGATCTTGCCCTTCTTCACCTTGACGCTCTGGTCCATGACCCACGCGCCGGTGACGTTTTCCAGCGTCGCGGACGCCTTGGCGACGCCCTGCTTGATCGCGTCGTCGAAGCTCTTCTCGGAACCTGCCGTGATCTCGATGGTTTTTGCGATGCTCATGATGTCTCCTTCCGCTTGAACAGCCTGTTCCCGTATTCCGGCCGTCGCCCGGGGCCGGGAAGCCCGGGCGCAGCGCGCGACGGCCGCTATTTCATGTTGGAGCGCAGCCGGAGCGTCTCGCCGTCGACGGTGAACACGCCGTTGCCGCGATGGTGCAGCGTCTGCGGCTGCTTGATGGCCGTGTCGACCCACGCCTTGACGACCTCCAGGATGAAGAAGTTGTAGCGGTTCACCAGCCGCGTATCGGCCACCCGGCATTCGAGGTTCGCGTAGCATTCCTCAATCAGCGGCGCGCCGATCTCGGCGGCGTCGACCGGCGTCAGGCCGAAGCGGGCAAACTTGTCGACCTTGAGGCCCGAGCAGTTGCCGACGCCGACGACCTGCTTCGCCAGTTCGCGCGTGGGAATGTTGATGGCGCACTCCTTCGTCGCCCGCAGCGTCTCGAACGAGGCGTTGCGCCCGCTGATGACACAGCCGACGAGCGGCGGCTCGAATTCCATCATGGTGTGCCACGACATGGTCATGACGTTGGCGCGTCCCTTGCGGGCCGTGGTCACCAGCACCACCGGGCCGGGTTCCAGCAGGCCGTAGACCTTGGAGAGCGGATACGATCGTTTCGCCATGGCGAAGCTCCTTGCGCGGGACGCACACTCTCAGCTTAGTCGCTCACGCGCGCCTGACACAGACTGTCACAATCCGGAACGGTCGCGACACACCCCCGCCACACGCGCTCCCTACGATGCGTCCATCCCATGCACGCCGACGGCTGCTTGCGGATCTTTCAATCTGAAAAAGGAGTGACTCATGAAGCAAACCGCACACGCCCTGATCCTCGCCTCCCTGGCCGCCCTCGCCTCCGGCTCCGCGCTGGCCGACCACAACAGCCCCATGGGCGCCGGCTGGGCCAACATGCCGAATGACATCCACAACATCCAGATCGAGGACGACCTCAGCGGGACCGACTTCGCGGACGTCGTCAGCCAGGGGGCCGGCGCCGACACGGTGAACCGCTATCTCGACACGACCACGACCGTGTCGTCCGGGTCGGGCAGCAGCCGCTGACCGGCCGGGGGCCCTGCGCCTCCGCAAGCGTGCTAACGGGTCGCGCCCCCAGGGGCGCGACCCTGCCTGCATGACGCGAGGCGACCCAAACTCGCCTTGTATCCCGGCGCGTGCTGACCTAGGGTAAGGATATTCCTTGTAGTCACGAAGGAGATGACCATGCTGCACGTTTCGACCGACATCAATCAACTGATCCGCGAGCCCGTTGTCGACCCCGATTTTCCGCACGCGCCGCTCGACTGGGCGCGCGCCGACGCGGAACGGATCGCCCGCGAGGAAGGACTGAAGCTGACCAACGAACACTGGAACGTGATTCGCGCGTTGCAGCAGTACTACGTCCACCACGCCGACGACACCGTCATCAATCTGCGCGATCTGCACGACGCACTGGACGAGCGTTTCCACCAAGAAGGCGGACTCAAGTACCTGTACACGCTGTTCCCCGGCGGCCCGATCGCCCAGAGCTGCCGCCTCGCCGGACTGAAGGCGCCCTTCATCGCCAGCGACCGCAGCTTCGGCAGCGTCGCCTAGTCCTGTCCGTCCCTGACCGCCCTGCCTGGCGCCCGTCAGGCAGGGCGTTTTCGCGCCTGCGATTCCGTGCGCGAACCAATTCCGCCTTCTTCCTTCAAACACTCCGGTGTGCCGTTGTTTTTTCGATGCGGCACGCTGCATCATCAACAACGCCTCGCCCCTTGCGGGAGGCAAAAGGAGGACCATGGAGCGCCATCCCCACCTGATCGGCCTCGCCCACACGGTGCGACACATTCTTGGCCACGTCGGCGTCACCCTGCTGGCTGTCGGCATCGCGTTCTCGCTGCCCATGCTGGCGAAATACATCCTGTTCACCTGGTGGCCCATGGTGGAAGACGATTCTCAATTGCTGCTGATCAACGAGATCATCTTCGCCGCCGTCCTGGTGCTGTTGTTCAACTTCTTTCTCAGCGCCCGCCAAGGGCGGCTCAGCCAACGGATGAACCAGCTGGCCTCGCTGATTCACGTCCGCGAGGGCGGTGCACATGGGCATCGCAGCGACCGCCAGCTCATCGAGCGGATCACCGGTGCGCGCGACGTATCCGTGCTGTCGATCACCGGTTACGACACCTTCGTGGCCGATCAGCGCAAGCTGCACGACGTCATCGACCAGTGCTACGAGCTGCGGGTGATGCTGATGAATCCCTACGGCCCGGGTGCGATGCGACGCATGCAGTCGTTCGGAGACCCGGCGTCGCTGCTGGAACGCCACGCCGAGGAAACGGCCGCCGCGATCGCCCGGCTCTCGCGCCTGGCGGCCGCGGGCAAGCAGGTCATGCTGAAGTTCTATGACGAGCCGCCGTTCTGGAGCCTGATCGTGACCGGCGAGCACGTATGGGTACAGTACTGCCACGACGGCCAGCGCCTCGATGCGCAACCGGAATACGTGTTCGCCCTCGACAAGGAGCGGCCCACGCACGGACTGTTCTCGGCCTTTTACGTGCACTTCCTGAACCAGTGGAGTGCGCGCCACCCGGAGTACGACTTCGCCACCCGCGAGCTCGTCTACCGCGACCATCATGGCAACGAAGCGAGGCGCGTGCCGTTTCCGCCGTCGTCGGCGGAATACGAGGCGCCGCGGCTGGCGATGGCGGGTTGACGCCACCGCGCTGGCGCGGCCCGTGCGCTTGATCAATCGCGCGATTGCTCACATACTTGCGCCCATAATCGGTGCAGGGTCCCGTTTCCGCCCCGCGCCGGCACATGACGGCAGGTACCGGACTCCCTGTGGCCTCACTGACTTCCTCCCCGATGATCGACCTGCACGCGCTCAGGCTGGACGACGCCCGCGCGCTGCTCGAGCATGCGGGCCAGGACGGGGAGCGGGAAGCCGGGGAATCCGCTGCCGCCTACCTGCAGCGGATGATCGACGGTCTGTGCGAGCTCTCGCTCAGGGATCCGCTGACGGGACTCGGTAATCGCAGGCATTTCCTCGCCACGCTGGAGCGCGCCATCGAGGTGGTCGCACGATCGGGCGAATCGATCCTGCTGCTGCTGCTGGACATCGACCACTTCAAGCAGATCAACGACACCCACGGCCATCTGGCCGGCGACCAGGTGCTGCAGGCAGTCGCCGCCTGCCTGGCGCACTGCGTGCGGCCGATGGACACCGTGGTGCGCTACGGCGGCGAGGAGTTCGCGATGATCCTGCCCAACTGCCGCCCGACCTGCGGCCGCACCGTGGCCGAACGCGTGCGCCGCGCGGTCGAGTCGCTCTCGATCGCCGTGACGCCGCTGGTCACGCTGAAAGTCACGATCAGCATCGGCGGCGCCTATGCACCCGAATGGGTGCGCTCGACGACCGACCTGTGGATCGAGCGCGCCGACATGCAGCTCTACCGCGCGAAGGCCGACGGGCGCAACCAGGCATTTCTCGACCTGCCGCACGAGATTTCGGTCAGTGCCGAGGAAAAAGGCCTGCTTTTCAGCCATTTCGCCGGCGACGCGGCGCCGACCGATGAGGCCGCCGACCCCGCCATCCAACCCCGGGTGAACGCATGACCGATCTGCTCGCTCCCGTCGCCGACGCCCCCGACACGACCGCGCTGCCGCTGCGCCCCCTAGGCAAGGTCGTCGCCGTCACCAGTGGCAAGGGCGGCGTCGGCAAGACCTTCGTCTCCGCCAACCTCGCCGCCGCGCTGGCCAAGCGCGGCCACAAGGTCCTGGTGCTCGATGCCGATCTCGGCCTCGCCAACCTCGACGTGGTGCTCAACCTCTATCCCAAGCTCACGCTCCATGACGTCCTCACCGGCAAGGCGCGGCTGGAGGAGGCCATCCTGCCGGCGCCGGGCGGCTTCTCCGTCCTGCTGGCAGGCTCCGGCATGGTCGAATATTCCCGCCTCACGCCCGAGGTTCGCGACGAGTTCCTGCGCATCGTGAGCGGGCTGGTGCCGCACTACGACATCGTGCTGCTCGACACCGGCGCCGGCATCTCCGACGTGGTGCTGTTCGCCGTCTCGCTTGCCTCCGAGGTGCTGATGGTCGCCACCCCGGAGCCGACCTCGCTCACCGACGCCTACGCGACCATCAAGGTGCTGGCAGGCCAGCAGCAGCGGCAGACCGTGCGCATCGTCGTCAACCAGGCGCCCCGCCCGGGCGCCGGCTTGCCGATCACCCAGCAGCTGCAGCAGGTCCTCGACCGCTTCGTCGCGACCGCCTCCGGCAAGCCGCCGCGACTGGTTCACATGGGCGACATCCCGGTCGACCCCGCGGTGCGCGAGGCGGTGATGCGGCGCAAGCTGCTGATGCAGCTCTCCCCCGGCTGTCCCGCCGGCCAGGCCATTTCGCAACTGGCCAGCCGCCTCGAACAGAGCGTGATGCCGCGGCTCGCCTAGCGCAGTCGCGCCTCAGCCAACCGCGGGGCCGGCCTTGACGAGGGCCATCACCTTCGCCACGTCCATGTGAAGCAGGGCGGCGATGTCCTCGAAGTCGTCCGGCAGCGCGGCGTCGTCCCAGCCGTGCGCCGAATGCCGCGCCAGGTTGACCGCCAGCGTGATGGTGCGCACGCGGCTGGTATGGCGATGCGCCGGATCGGCGAGATTGACCAGCAGTTCGGGCAGGCCCCATGCGACGGTCAGTTCGCGCTGCAGGTCGGCCAGAGGGAAGCCCAGCACCTGCTGCTGTGCGTCGGCGCTGCGCAGCGCGGCATCGGCGGCCTGCATGCGCTCGATCTCGATCATCCGCGCCGGACTGAAGCACCACATCAGCATCTCCGCGACATGCGTGAGCAGGGCCGACACCTGCACTTCCTCCGCATGAAGGTCGTGCTGGCGCAGGGCCCAGTCGAAAGCGTAGTACGCCGCGCGCTGCGCCCGCCGGACGGTGTGGAGCAGGCGCACCAGCGCGCCGCGCTGACCGGTCAGCAGGGTTTCGACCAGCGGCATCGCGGGCACGTCGCGGAAGAAGGCATCGAGCCCCATCATCAGCAGCGCCTGCTTGACGTCGACCAGTTCGTAGCTCTGGTTGCGGTGCTTGTGCGTCTGCATGTAGCGCAGCAGCTTGAGCGTCATCAGCGGGTCGTCGGTCACGACGTCGGCGACGCTGCGCGCGTTGAACTGCTTCTCGTCGTCCTGCAGGCGCGCCAGGGTGCGCGCCGTGTGCTGCAGCACCGGAATGTCGGCACGCCCGAGGAACGCGAGCCAATCCGCGAGGCCTTCCGGTTGCTGAAGCATCATTCCTCCTGTGCCCGGGCCGGTTCATGACTGCGGGGCCGCCGCCGGCACGGCCGGGCGCGTGTCGCGGAGAGGGCCCGACTCGTACCCGACCGACCCGGGTCCCCTACGGGATGTATCGGCCGCCCCTGCCTGGGCTTGAGCGCAAGCCGGCGGCGCGCCCTACTTCAGGTTGCTCGATGAGAACAGCAGGACCTGGCCGCCGAGGAAATTGACGTGCACGCTGCGCTCGCCGTCGCGCCAGTCGCAGCTGCGCACGCCCATCACGTCGTCGCAGCGGTCGGGCGGGCCGATCAGCCGGGTGACGTCGTCGTAGGACATCCCCACGCTGATCTGGTTGTAGTGTTCCAGGGTGAGCTTGCTGCACCCGATCAGCGCCAGCAACAGTCCCAGCAGCAAGGTCGTGCGAAGGTTCATCGAGCGCTCCGGAAGGGGACGAAGGAAGGCGTGGCCGGCGGCCTCGCCAGGGTCACGTGGTCGAGGCGGGCCGCACCCGCGCCAGGTAGTTGTTCGCCAGCGCCTTGTACAGGGGCCGCGGGCACACGATGCGGGACGCCGCGGTCGCGAGCAGCGTGGCGAGCATCAGCGGCACGACCATCGCGTGGTTGTCGGTCATCTCCATCACGATGACGAAGGCCGTGATCGGCGCCTGCACCACGCCGGCGAAATAGGCCGCCATGCCGATCACGATCAGCGGCCCCGTATTGGCCTCCCCGAGCAGGCCCGCCACGGTGTGGCCGATGCCGGCGCCGGCCGACAGGCTCGGCGCGAACAGGCCGCCCGGGATGCCGCTGACGAAGGACACGAAGGTCGCCAGCATCTTCCACAGGCCGTATCCCGCAGACACCTCGCCCGAGCCTTCGATCAAGTGCTTCGCCTCGGCATAGCCGCTGCCGTAGACCGCGCTCCCGGACGCAAGGCCGGTCAGCGCCAGCGCGAGTCCGCAGACGGCGGCGAAGGCGACCGGGTGTTCCCGCATGAAGGCGCCGGCGCGGCCCGGCAGACCATGCGCGGAGACGGCCAGCAGCAGCCGGCTGAACCCGCCGCCCAGCAGCCCGCCGGCGAGGCCGCACAGCAGCACGCCGAGCCAGGCCGACGTCCCGGCGAGGGTCTCGTGGGTCGCGCCGAAGTAGGTGTAGTTGCCCTGCACGTAGACCGCCGCCAGGCCCGCGATGATGACCGCGGTGACCAGCGTGCCGCTCGAGCGCTCCTCGAACGAGCGCGCCATCTCCTCGATCGCGAACACGACGCCGGCGAGCGGCGTGTTGAAGGCTGCCGCCACGCCGGCGCCGCCCCCCGCGACGATGAGGCCGCGCTCGAGCAGATGGCGGGGGAAACGGATCAGCCAGCGCAGGTTGTAGAGCAGCGCCGCCCCCACCTGCACGGTGGGGCCTTCGCGCCCCACGCTCGCCCCGCCCGCCACGCTCAGGCAGGTCAGCACCATCTTGGCCGCCGCCAGGCGCAGCGACAGCACCGTGTCGCGCGGGCCGCCCTCGTCCATGCGGATCGCGGCGATCGTCTGCGGGATGCCGCTGCCTTCCGCCCCCTTGAAGTAGCGCTGGGTGAGGGCCGCCACCGCCGCCAGCGTCAGGGGCGTCACCAGCAGGGGCAGCCACGGCGATACCGCCAGGATCTTGCGGAACACCACGTGCGCGAAGTCGCTGCTCAGCGCGAACCCCGTCGCCGCCAGGCCGACGACGACCGCGCCGCCCCAGAACAGCATGTGGCGCACCCACAGGCGCAACGAAAGCAGGCCGACGCGATGGCGTCGCTGGACATAGGGGAAACGGGATGGGCGCCAGCTCATGATGCCCCGATGATACCCGCGTGCCGCCCGACCTGTCGCGCGAGCCGCCTCGGCCGCACCTTTGCGCCCGCTCAGAACCAGAAGCTCGCGTCCTTCTGCAGGAACTCGGCGTGCGGCATGTAGTGCGAGCCGTCGCACGAGAACGTCGCGCTCACCATGCCGTTGAACAGGTTGATCGAGGCGACGCGCAGGTAGATCGTCGGATCGGTGAGGCGCAGCACGCTCAGCATGGACAGGATCCGCGCGATGGCCTGCTGCGGGATCGCCGCGTCGGCCGGGTAGGCGCGCGGCGGATACACGAGGCAGATGTCGGGGTCGCTCAAGGCCTCGTGGTCCAGCAGGCGATAGCGGAAGGGGTCGTCCACCGTCCAGATCGTCGCCACGCTGCTGGAGAAATGGACCTGGCACTGGAACACGCCGCGCAGCGTGAGCAATTCCTCCAGGATCGACAGCGCCTGCTCCAGATTGCGATCCAGCGGGCTCTCGACCCGGCACTGCTGGAACACCGTGCCGCGGATCGCCGGGTCGCCCTTCACCTGGCGCCAATCCTCCGGTTCATCGTAGAGCGCCGCCAGCACCGGCAGGTTGCGCAGATCGAAGTTGGCGCCGACGTAGCCCAGCGTCCCGCCGCCCCGCGTCACCGCCTGAAGCGCGGTCAGCGACGGCCGGTGATCCTTCTGGCCGATGTAGGCGTCCGAAAGCAGAAAGCCCCAGACGGGCACGGGCTCCTTCATGTAGGGCCGCTGCGAGCGGTCGCTGCCGAACTGGCCCGGAATGAGGCCGGTCGGAGCCACGCTGTTGCTGACCTGGATGCCGTCGGTACCGACGCAATAGAGCAGCGAGCAATGCGGCACGCTGGCCGCGTGCGCCCGCAGCACGTCATCGAGCGCATCGCATTGCCCCCACGCCGGCGCGCAGCCTTCCGCCAGGCGGGCGAGCGGCGCGCGCAGCATGCGCGCCAGCGCCTCGCGCTGCAGGTAGATGCTGTCCTTCCACGAGACATTCATGGGCCTGCCGACGATCCTCCGGTCGCGCACAACCGGTGATTGGATGGAAAACGCCGCCCGGAGTTCAACCGCGCCGGCGAGTACGGGATCAGGCCTCGGCGATGCGCCGTTCGATGTGGGCCAGGGCCGCCTCGACCTGGTCGACGAGGATCAGGCACAGGTCGCCCGCCTCGAGGCGGGCCAGCGCGGTGTCGATGGCGAGGAACTCGCCGGTGATCTTCTCGACCGCGCGGGTGCGCGCCGCGCCGCGCAGCCCTTCTTCCAGCAGCGCGACCACCTCGCCTTCGGCGCGGCCGCGCTGGCACTGGTCCTGATACAGCACCGCCTCGTCGAAGGCGGCGCCGAGGATGCGCGTCTGCTCGCGGATGTCCTCGTCGCGCCGGTCGCCGGCGCCGCTGATGACGACGACCCGGCGCCTGGCGGGCATGGCCTCGACCGCGGTAACCAGCGCACGAATGGCGTCCGGATTGTGCCCATAATCGGCAATGAGCGTCGCGCCGCGGTATGCGAAGCGGTTGAAGCGCCCGGGGGTGGTATGCGCATCGCTGTCGAAGCTGCGCAGGCCCGTGCGGATCACGTCCCAGTCGATCTCCAGCGCCCAGGCGGCGGCGACGGCGGCCATGACGTTCTCGATCTGGAAGCCGATCAGCCCGTCGCCGGTAAGCGGAATCTCCGCCAGCGGCAGGCGCGTCTCGGCCTCGCCCCACGACGCGGCGATGCAGTCGCCATCCCGATACACGACGCGCTTGCCCTGGGCGCGCTGGGCCGCGATGATCGGCTGATGCTGCTCGCAGGCGAAGAAGATCACCGTGCCCGGGCAGTGCACCGCCATGTCGACCACTTTCTGATCGCAGGCGTTGAGCACGGCGACGCCGTCGGGGGCGACGTTCTGCACCACGACCTGCTTCAGCACCGCGAGGTCCTCCGCCGTGGTGATGAAGTTGAGGCCAAGGTGGTCGCCGACGCCGATGTTCGTCACCACCGCGACCTTGCAGCGGTCGAACGCGAGCCCCTCGCGCAGCAGGCCGCCGCGCGCGGTTTCCAGCACCGCCGCGTCGACGTCCGGGTGCAGCAGGACGTTGCGTGCGCTCTTCGGGCCGCTGCAGTCGCCGGTATCGATGCGGCGTCCCTCGACGTAGACGCCGTCGGTCGCGGTCATGCCGACGCGCTTGCCGGCGAGCGCGAGGAAATGCGCGATCAGGCGTACCGTCGTGGTCTTGCCGTTGGTACCGGTCACGGCGACGACGGGGATCCGCCCATCCTCGCCCGCCGGGAAGATCGCCGAGACGATGGCCTCGCCCACCGGCTGGCCCTTGCCATAGGACGGCGCCAGATGCATGCGCAGGCCCGGCGCCGCGTTGACCTCGACGATCCCGCCGCCCTGCTCCTCGAGCGGCTTGTGCACGGTCATCGCGACGACGTCGACACCGCAGATGTCCAGCCCGATCATCTGCGCCGCCTCGACCGCACGCGCCGCCACCTCCGGATGGACGTCGTCGGTGACGTCGGTGGCGGTTCCCCCGGTGCTGAGGTTCGCGTTGTTGCGCAGGATGACGCGCTCGCCCATGGCGGGCACGGTCTCGGGCGTGTAGCGGTCCACCGCCAGGCGCGCGATCGCGATGTCGTCGAGGCGGATGCGCGTCAGCGAGGTGGCGTGCCCCTCGCCGCGGCGCGGGTCGCTGTTGATCTGGTCGACCAGCTCGCGCACCGTATGCACGCCGTCGCCGATCACGTGCGGCGGCTCGCGGCGCGCGGCGGCGATCAGCTGGCTGCCGACCACCAGCAGCCGGTGGTCGTGGCCGGGAATGAAGCTCTCGACCAGCACTTCCTCGCTGATCGCGGCGGCGGCACCATATACGGCCATGAAATGCTCGCGGGTCAGGATGTTGACGGTGACGCCCTTGCCCTGGTTGCCGTCGCGCGGCTTGACCACCACCGGCAGTCCGATCTCGCACGCCGCCGCCCAGCCCGCCTCGGCGTCGGTCACGACGCGCCCGCGCGGCACCGGCACGCCCGCGGCCTCGAGCAGCTTCTTGGTGAGCTCCTTGTCCTGCGCGATCGCCTCGGAGATGGCGCTGGTGCGGTCGGTCTCCGCCGCCTGGATGCGGCGCTGGCGGCTCCCCCAGCCGAACTGGACGAGACTGCTCTCGGCCAGCCGGCGGACCGGGATGCCGCGCGCGAGCGCGGCCTGCACGATCGCGCCGGTGCTGGGGCCGAGGCGGATGTCCTCGTCGAGTTCGCGCAGCCGCGCCAGCGCGCCTTCCAGGTCGAACGGCGCGTCATCGCGTGCGGCGCGGCACAGCGATTCGGCGAGTTCGAGCGCCAGCCGCCCGACCGCCTCCTCGCTGTACTCGAAGACGGCCTGGTAGGTGCCGGGCTCCACGGTCGGCGCGGTCACGCAGAAGCTGACCGGACAGCCGGCCTGCGCCTGCAGGCCGAGCGCGGCGAAGGCCAGCACGTGCGCCACCGAGATGTCGTCCTCGAAGCCGATCGGCCGCATCGACCCGATCTCCGGGAAGCGCGCCCGCAGGCGTTCCTCGAAGCCGCCGAGCGAGCCGATCCGCGTCTCGTCGGCGGTGCAGTTGACCAGCGCCTCGATGGCCGTGTGCCGGCTCCAGAGGTTGGGGCCGCGCAGTGCCCGGATCCGTGAAATTTCCATGAACGCGTGTTCCTGTGGGGTCTTCGGCGGCACCGTCGCGCCGCCGCGTGGTGTTCCTTAGTGAGGGACCGCGAGCGCCGTGACCGGCCGTGACACGCAGGTTTCGACGCCGGCGCGGATCAGTTCGAGCGGGATGCCCAGGGCCCGTGCCACGCCCAGGGCCGCCAGCACGTGCAGCGGCTGCAGCGGCGGTTCGCCGGTTCGCGCCGGCAACGCCGCCAGGTCGAAGACCGGCGTTTCGCTGTCGCCGGCCGCGACCACGAAGCGGCCGTCGCGCAGGATCACCGCCGAGCCCCCGCGCGCCCGGTGCGCGGCAATCACGGGCAGGTCCGGCTCCAGCGCGTAGAACACGACGGCGCCGTCGCACAGTTCGGCAAGCTCGGCCACGGCCGGGTCCGCCGCATGCAGCACGGCCGCGCCGTCGGGCAGCACGACGTCGACCTGGGTGCGCATCACGGTGTGCATCTGCCCGGGTTCGCGGATGTAGTACTCGGCGAGCGACGCCTCCATCCGCATATCGGTCACCACGCCGACCAGGCAGCGATCGTAGGCGTAGCCCTCGGCGAGGATGGCGCGCGCATCGTGCTCGAACACCGCCGCGTCCAGCCCGCGATTCATCAGAAGCTGCTGGCCCGTTCGCCAGTCCGCGCAGTTGCCCGCGCGGACCAGCCGCTGGCCGACGTAGAGGCCGTCGCGGCTGGCAAGCCCGGTGCGCTTGCCGGTGCAGGTGATCAGCTGGCTGACCAGATGCGCGATGGCGGTCGTCCCGTCCGAAC
Encoded proteins:
- a CDS encoding MFS transporter, encoding MSNVPYWRLSGFYFFYFAFVGAMSPFWGLYLRSLAFDAFQIGVLMSLLQVMRIFAPNIWGHIADRSGRRTAIVQLAALGSVLAFAGVFLGSGFWWLFVVMAALSFFWSASLPLVEAMTLSHLGDRTDAYGRIRLWGSIGFIVMVVGLGYAFDQVSIGWLPWAVLAVMLGIAAFARVIPEADILAHANDPHSIWEVVKRPEVASLLVACLLMAVTHGPYYTFYSIYLVDHGYDKSTVGWLWALGVICEIGIFLVIPRIFARVTARRLILASFALAVVRFLLIAWGVESPWLVWGAQTLHAFTFGTYHAAAVALIHHHFRGRHQARGQALYTSLSYGVGGTIGGLASGLSWETPGPAWTFTFAAGSAALAWLVYAAWGKTKSVPAPSKL
- a CDS encoding dodecin family protein, with protein sequence MSIAKTIEITAGSEKSFDDAIKQGVAKASATLENVTGAWVMDQSVKVKKGKIAEYTVRMKLTFVLK
- a CDS encoding MinD/ParA family protein is translated as MTDLLAPVADAPDTTALPLRPLGKVVAVTSGKGGVGKTFVSANLAAALAKRGHKVLVLDADLGLANLDVVLNLYPKLTLHDVLTGKARLEEAILPAPGGFSVLLAGSGMVEYSRLTPEVRDEFLRIVSGLVPHYDIVLLDTGAGISDVVLFAVSLASEVLMVATPEPTSLTDAYATIKVLAGQQQRQTVRIVVNQAPRPGAGLPITQQLQQVLDRFVATASGKPPRLVHMGDIPVDPAVREAVMRRKLLMQLSPGCPAGQAISQLASRLEQSVMPRLA
- a CDS encoding HDOD domain-containing protein — translated: MMLQQPEGLADWLAFLGRADIPVLQHTARTLARLQDDEKQFNARSVADVVTDDPLMTLKLLRYMQTHKHRNQSYELVDVKQALLMMGLDAFFRDVPAMPLVETLLTGQRGALVRLLHTVRRAQRAAYYAFDWALRQHDLHAEEVQVSALLTHVAEMLMWCFSPARMIEIERMQAADAALRSADAQQQVLGFPLADLQRELTVAWGLPELLVNLADPAHRHTSRVRTITLAVNLARHSAHGWDDAALPDDFEDIAALLHMDVAKVMALVKAGPAVG
- a CDS encoding chloride channel protein, producing MSWRPSRFPYVQRRHRVGLLSLRLWVRHMLFWGGAVVVGLAATGFALSSDFAHVVFRKILAVSPWLPLLVTPLTLAAVAALTQRYFKGAEGSGIPQTIAAIRMDEGGPRDTVLSLRLAAAKMVLTCLSVAGGASVGREGPTVQVGAALLYNLRWLIRFPRHLLERGLIVAGGGAGVAAAFNTPLAGVVFAIEEMARSFEERSSGTLVTAVIIAGLAAVYVQGNYTYFGATHETLAGTSAWLGVLLCGLAGGLLGGGFSRLLLAVSAHGLPGRAGAFMREHPVAFAAVCGLALALTGLASGSAVYGSGYAEAKHLIEGSGEVSAGYGLWKMLATFVSFVSGIPGGLFAPSLSAGAGIGHTVAGLLGEANTGPLIVIGMAAYFAGVVQAPITAFVIVMEMTDNHAMVVPLMLATLLATAASRIVCPRPLYKALANNYLARVRPASTT
- a CDS encoding flavin reductase family protein codes for the protein MAKRSYPLSKVYGLLEPGPVVLVTTARKGRANVMTMSWHTMMEFEPPLVGCVISGRNASFETLRATKECAINIPTRELAKQVVGVGNCSGLKVDKFARFGLTPVDAAEIGAPLIEECYANLECRVADTRLVNRYNFFILEVVKAWVDTAIKQPQTLHHRGNGVFTVDGETLRLRSNMK
- a CDS encoding GGDEF domain-containing protein, whose product is MIDLHALRLDDARALLEHAGQDGEREAGESAAAYLQRMIDGLCELSLRDPLTGLGNRRHFLATLERAIEVVARSGESILLLLLDIDHFKQINDTHGHLAGDQVLQAVAACLAHCVRPMDTVVRYGGEEFAMILPNCRPTCGRTVAERVRRAVESLSIAVTPLVTLKVTISIGGAYAPEWVRSTTDLWIERADMQLYRAKADGRNQAFLDLPHEISVSAEEKGLLFSHFAGDAAPTDEAADPAIQPRVNA
- a CDS encoding PDC sensor domain-containing protein, coding for MNVSWKDSIYLQREALARMLRAPLARLAEGCAPAWGQCDALDDVLRAHAASVPHCSLLYCVGTDGIQVSNSVAPTGLIPGQFGSDRSQRPYMKEPVPVWGFLLSDAYIGQKDHRPSLTALQAVTRGGGTLGYVGANFDLRNLPVLAALYDEPEDWRQVKGDPAIRGTVFQQCRVESPLDRNLEQALSILEELLTLRGVFQCQVHFSSSVATIWTVDDPFRYRLLDHEALSDPDICLVYPPRAYPADAAIPQQAIARILSMLSVLRLTDPTIYLRVASINLFNGMVSATFSCDGSHYMPHAEFLQKDASFWF
- a CDS encoding TusE/DsrC/DsvC family sulfur relay protein, whose amino-acid sequence is MLHVSTDINQLIREPVVDPDFPHAPLDWARADAERIAREEGLKLTNEHWNVIRALQQYYVHHADDTVINLRDLHDALDERFHQEGGLKYLYTLFPGGPIAQSCRLAGLKAPFIASDRSFGSVA